Proteins encoded by one window of Bacteroidota bacterium:
- a CDS encoding transposase family protein, with translation MKITYAAIAKKRQLKSVTGLHENEFEKLLSSFKDCWYDYISKHTFEGANRTRERSRRSNSTFQCDEDMLVFILYHYRHYITQELMSVHFEMTQPQVAKWIKALEPILKRCLTELGLMPKREAKELNEQLDYRITIVMDGSERPINRPMDEQEEYYSGKKNDTQ, from the coding sequence ATGAAAATAACCTATGCTGCTATTGCAAAGAAAAGGCAATTAAAGTCAGTGACAGGATTGCATGAGAATGAATTTGAAAAACTATTATCTTCCTTTAAAGACTGCTGGTACGATTACATATCGAAGCACACCTTTGAAGGCGCCAATAGGACTCGCGAACGAAGTAGGCGCAGCAACAGTACGTTTCAATGTGATGAAGATATGTTGGTATTTATATTATATCATTATCGCCATTACATCACGCAAGAGCTGATGAGCGTGCATTTTGAGATGACACAGCCCCAAGTGGCAAAATGGATAAAAGCATTGGAGCCTATATTAAAACGATGCTTAACGGAGTTAGGATTAATGCCTAAACGAGAAGCAAAGGAATTGAATGAACAATTAGACTATCGCATCACTATTGTTATGGATGGAAGCGAAAGGCCAATCAATAGGCCAATGGATGAACAGGAAGAATATTATAGTGGTAAAAAAAACGACACACAGTAA
- a CDS encoding CoA transferase subunit A, whose protein sequence is MINRTVANADVAIEGITDGMTLMVGGFGLCGIPENCIAALVRKNIKNLTCISNNAGVDDFGLGLLLQNKQIKKMISSYVGENAEFERQMLSGELEVELIPQGTLATRCLMSGYGIPFFPTPAGVGTEVAEGKQLINHKGREYLIEEAFEADFAIVKAWKGDTMGNLIFKATARNFNPMMAMGGKITIAEVEELVEPGELDPNQIHVPGIFVHRIFKGDMYEKRIEQVTVRKRS, encoded by the coding sequence ATGATAAACAGAACAGTAGCAAATGCAGATGTTGCAATAGAAGGTATTACTGATGGCATGACCTTAATGGTAGGCGGTTTCGGGTTATGCGGCATTCCTGAAAATTGTATTGCTGCGCTTGTACGCAAAAACATTAAGAACCTCACCTGTATTTCAAACAATGCTGGAGTTGACGATTTTGGCTTAGGCTTGTTGCTTCAAAACAAGCAAATAAAAAAAATGATTTCGTCTTATGTAGGTGAGAATGCCGAGTTTGAAAGACAAATGCTAAGTGGCGAGCTTGAAGTGGAATTAATTCCACAAGGTACGCTTGCTACACGTTGTCTGATGAGCGGCTATGGCATTCCATTCTTTCCAACACCTGCAGGTGTTGGTACTGAAGTAGCCGAGGGAAAACAGCTTATTAATCATAAGGGCCGCGAATATCTGATTGAAGAAGCCTTTGAGGCTGACTTTGCTATTGTTAAAGCATGGAAAGGTGATACTATGGGCAACCTTATTTTTAAAGCAACTGCACGCAACTTTAATCCCATGATGGCCATGGGCGGCAAAATTACCATTGCCGAAGTAGAAGAACTGGTAGAGCCCGGAGAACTTGACCCAAATCAAATTCATGTTCCTGGAATTTTTGTACACCGTATTTTTAAAGGTGATATGTATGAAAAACGCATTGAGCAAGTTACGGTACGCAAACGTTCTTAA
- a CDS encoding hydroxyacid dehydrogenase translates to MYHILLLDSLHPSFAEQLPADSFQITDASQWDSEKILQEINRFDILALRSRMIIDKKLIEHATNLKCIARAGAGMENIDTAYAKSKNIVCLNSPEGNRTAVAEHAIAMLLCLLNNIIKANTEVKQGIWQRKPNWGIELNSLTVALIGFGNTGSAMAKTLSGFGCCILAYDPYITIDQSLFPYVQQTDMQTIYHEADVVSLHIPLNADTHYLVNHDYIRSFRNKLFLINTSRGKNVNTQHLAQAIIANELAGACLDVLEYEPATFEQLDADLPAAFKILQEAENVILSPHIAGWTHQSNKKIAYYLGKKIFDLFKLNP, encoded by the coding sequence GTGTACCACATACTCTTATTAGACAGTTTGCACCCATCGTTTGCTGAGCAGTTGCCCGCTGATTCTTTTCAGATTACCGATGCCAGCCAATGGGACAGCGAAAAAATTTTACAGGAAATAAACCGCTTTGATATTCTTGCATTGCGGAGCCGCATGATTATTGACAAGAAATTAATAGAGCATGCTACTAACCTAAAGTGCATAGCACGTGCCGGTGCCGGCATGGAAAATATTGATACTGCCTATGCCAAATCAAAAAACATAGTTTGCCTAAACTCGCCCGAGGGCAACCGCACTGCGGTTGCTGAACATGCAATAGCTATGCTGTTATGCTTATTGAATAATATTATCAAAGCGAATACAGAAGTTAAGCAAGGCATCTGGCAACGCAAACCCAACTGGGGAATTGAATTAAATTCGCTAACCGTTGCTTTAATTGGATTTGGCAATACCGGTAGTGCAATGGCCAAAACGCTAAGCGGCTTCGGGTGCTGCATTCTTGCCTACGATCCATATATAACAATCGACCAATCACTTTTCCCTTATGTACAACAAACGGATATGCAGACTATTTACCACGAAGCTGATGTGGTTAGCTTACATATTCCGCTTAATGCCGACACGCACTACCTTGTTAACCATGACTATATACGTAGTTTTCGTAATAAATTATTTTTGATAAATACTTCGCGAGGAAAAAATGTGAACACACAACACCTGGCCCAGGCCATAATTGCAAATGAATTGGCAGGTGCCTGTCTTGATGTGCTTGAGTATGAACCCGCCACTTTTGAGCAATTGGATGCAGATTTACCTGCAGCTTTTAAAATTTTACAAGAAGCTGAAAATGTAATCTTATCGCCTCACATAGCAGGCTGGACACATCAATCAAATAAAAAAATTGCGTATTATCTGGGGAAGAAAATTTTTGATTTGTTCAAACTGAACCCATAG